The Deinococcus fonticola genome includes the window TGTATTACAGGTCAACAGAGGTGATGGTCATCGCGAAACGACGAGCTCAAATGGTTGAATCCACCCGCGCCAGACTGATCGAAGGCGCGCGCAAGGCGTTCGCCGCCGAGGGATACGCTGCAGCGTCCATGGACGACCTGACAGCCAAAGTAGGCCTGACGCGGGGCGCCCTCTACCACCACTTCGGTGACAAGAAAGGCCTCCTCCAGGCCGTCATTGACCAGATGGACGCCGAAATGCTTGACCGCATGCGCCTGGCCCGCGAGCAGGCCGACAACGACTGGCTCGGCTTCCTGGCAGAGCACCTCGCCTACATCGAAATGGCCCTGGAACCGGAGATCCAGCGCGTCATGCTCCTGGACGGTCCAGCGGTCCTGGGCGACCCGTCGCAATGGCCCAACCAGACCGCCTGCCTGCGCCGAAGTGCCCAGATGCTCGAAGACCTGATCGCCACCGGAACCGTCCGCCCGGTTGATCCGGAAGCGGCCGCCCGGCTCCTGAACGGCGCCGCCCTCAGCGCCGCCCTCTGGATCGCGGCGTCCGAAGACCCGCACGCCGTTCTCGACAAAGCGCAGACGGCATTTCAACACCTTGCCAGCGGCCTGCTGCGTGAGCCGCCACAGCAGTAACGGGTGACGGTTCGCCAGATGGTGAACACCGAAGACCAGCGAAGCAGCTGTTGAACAGAGGCAACATCGGTGGCCTGGACGAGGAACGGCCCCCTGCGGATGTCGTCCTCACCACGCCGGTGA containing:
- a CDS encoding TetR/AcrR family transcriptional regulator, which encodes MVESTRARLIEGARKAFAAEGYAAASMDDLTAKVGLTRGALYHHFGDKKGLLQAVIDQMDAEMLDRMRLAREQADNDWLGFLAEHLAYIEMALEPEIQRVMLLDGPAVLGDPSQWPNQTACLRRSAQMLEDLIATGTVRPVDPEAAARLLNGAALSAALWIAASEDPHAVLDKAQTAFQHLASGLLREPPQQ